The following are encoded together in the Magnetococcales bacterium genome:
- a CDS encoding type II secretion system protein, whose protein sequence is MKKLPFTHISSPAAHPAAGMSLIELSIVLVVVGLIISMGMTMGPDMIFTSKVTQTKGQLDKVRQAIEGFALTNNRLPCPDTDNDGVENVASHTCSSKSGDLPIITLGLSAGRNTSGSDKRDASGKDAWGNTIKYAVFIRASSAATRLEDLASDEVGTSDQTAWGTTISRTYFCKKLTQLASSTFVATTDLHVANLTSRDGNNANSSCANGIMVPFALITSGSEDADKNDNKYDGMNDTTLNGNDALCFENPDRIMRQYSVEESSSTNVNNYDDTVVAGSFSSLTSRMNCKNN, encoded by the coding sequence ATGAAGAAACTTCCTTTTACCCACATCTCCTCACCTGCGGCGCATCCAGCCGCCGGCATGAGCCTGATTGAGCTTTCCATTGTTCTGGTCGTCGTTGGCCTGATCATCTCCATGGGCATGACCATGGGGCCCGACATGATCTTCACCTCCAAGGTAACCCAAACCAAAGGCCAGCTCGACAAGGTTCGCCAGGCCATCGAGGGATTTGCCCTGACCAACAACCGGCTTCCCTGCCCGGATACCGATAACGATGGTGTCGAAAACGTGGCCAGTCACACTTGCAGCAGCAAATCTGGCGATCTGCCCATCATCACCCTGGGGCTCTCTGCCGGAAGAAACACCAGCGGCTCCGACAAGAGAGATGCATCCGGCAAAGACGCCTGGGGCAATACCATCAAATACGCCGTGTTCATTCGCGCAAGCAGTGCAGCCACCCGGTTGGAAGATTTGGCCTCCGATGAGGTCGGTACATCCGACCAAACCGCCTGGGGCACCACGATCAGCCGCACCTATTTCTGTAAAAAATTGACCCAACTGGCAAGCAGTACTTTTGTGGCCACCACCGATCTTCACGTAGCCAACCTGACCTCCCGGGACGGCAACAATGCCAATTCGAGTTGTGCCAACGGCATCATGGTCCCCTTTGCCTTGATCACCTCGGGTTCGGAGGACGCCGATAAAAACGACAACAAGTACGATGGCATGAACGACACCACCCTCAACGGCAACGACGCCCTCTGCTTTGAAAATCCAGACCGCATCATGCGGCAATATTCGGTGGAAGAGTCCAGTTCCACCAATGTCAACAACTATGACGATACCGTCGTGGCGGGCTCTTTTTCCAGTCTGACCAGCCGCATGAATTGCAAAAACAATTAA